One region of Vigna angularis cultivar LongXiaoDou No.4 chromosome 10, ASM1680809v1, whole genome shotgun sequence genomic DNA includes:
- the LOC108319855 gene encoding uncharacterized protein LOC108319855 isoform X4: MSSVSCTQLTLFTVAAVTIQFIGLSIFVFGFFPVKPLLTGHSGTESFRRPTCDVHGVPNHSDASLPPDSLRFLYQEVSEVPPLYGRLVLMVIDGLPAEFVLGKKGQPPSKVFMEAMPYTQSLLANGTAFGYHAIAAAPTVTMPRLKAMVSGAIGGFLDVAFNFNTQAYLEDNLLAQFFKIGWKMVMNGDDTWLKLFPGLFERHDGVTSFFVKDTVQVDQNVSRHLVDELSRDDWNFLILHYLGLDHVGHLGGRNSVLMASKLFEMDEVVKTIHINTLQNLEDDHGKTLLVVVSDHGMTENGNHGGSSYEETDSIALFIGPKPYTFHHSSSNPDTIFQVDIAPTLALLFGVPIPKNNIGVLISQMVDSLTDDQKLRALQLNSWQLFRLLQAQLPGLSCRNLLCDTFITNSEPTISECKGREEKLFCCLYVNAATLHDAWKAKVFSSWHCFSRFNGTEGYNSIVAAYYEFLSSASEWLSHKATDKPVNLLFLGVAALIISCLILLGLVFVIHKEIPSWEMQDHENYVKPWKFDDVFVLFGILILVISMGSSSMIEEEHYIWNFLTSTINLLFFRKAIQSLGLNEAHDVLSSTEEKRNISGCQISSLFLILFTGRILGGWHQGGVNWTNLPDIAKWLEQAGNQYINLIQIASCAMVIILGISILYLVQSKTKVVTVIWFSLLMSGLLVLQHFVKHQDMSIPYINDANLSIQVFYAVLGITTVAVVLILPWIMPMQTPEICSRKNICVSASVPVEIQNMTRILVLKDSLYIVGCLYITFWCLLQLLLQQSINAMPVLLLFIQFLASMLTFSSSGSCHKQWVEITALYYLGMAGHFALGNSNTLATIDVAGAFIVF; encoded by the exons ATGTCCTCAGTTTCTTGCACTCAGCTGACACTATTCACCGTTGCAGCAGTTACCATTCAGTTCATTGGTCTCTCCATCTTCGTTTTCGGCTTCTTCCCCGTCAAACCACTTCTCACCGGCCACAG TGGCACGGAGAGTTTCCGACGACCGACCTGCGATGTCCACGGCGTCCCAAATCATAGCGATGCGTCTCTTCCGCCAGATAGCCTTAGGTTTTTGTATCAG GAAGTATCCGAGGTTCCTCCTTTGTATGGTCGACTTGTCTTAATG GTTATTGATGGTCTTCCGGCGGAATTTGTGCTTGGCAAGAAGGGTCAGCCTCCTAGCAAGGTTTTTATGGAAGCTATGCCGTATACACAGTCATTGTTGGCAAATGGTACGGCTTTTGGATATCATGCTATAGCTGCTGCTCCTACTGTTACAATGCCTCGTTTGAAG GCCATGGTTTCTGGAGCAATTGGCGGTTTCCTGGATGTGGCTTTCAACTTTAACACCCAGGCTTATTTAGAAGACAATCTTCTTG CACAGTTCTTTAAGATTGGTTGGAAAATGGTCATGAATGGTGATGATACATGGCTCAAGTTGTTTCCTGGTTTATTTGAAAGACATGATGGAGTTACCAGCTTTTTT GTTAAAGATACTGTACAAGTGGATCAAAATGTGTCTCGACATCTTGTTGATGAGCTTAGTAGAGATGATTGGAATTTTCTG ATACTTCATTATCTAGGCTTGGATCATGTTGGACATCTTGGTGGGCGCAACAG TGTGTTAATGGCTTCAAAACTTTTTGAAATGGATGAAGTAGTGAAGACGATTCATATAAATACCTTGCAAAATCTAGAAGATGATCATGGGAAGACACTTCTG GTTGTAGTCAGTGACCATGGAATGACTGAGAATGGTAATCACGGGGGTTCATCCTACGAGGAAACAGACTCTATAGCCCTATTTATTGGGCCAAAACCCTATACCTTTCACCATTCCTCATCCAATCCTGACACAATTTTCCAG GTTGATATTGCACCAACATTAGCTTTACTTTTTGGCGTGCCAattccaaaaaataatattggtGTTTTGATCTCTCAAATGGTTGACTCTCTGACAG ATGACCAAAAGCTTAGGGCACTGCAGTTGAACTCATGGCAGTTGTTCAGATTACTTCAAGCACAATTGCCTGGTTTATCCTGTAGAAATCTTCTCTGTGACACCTTCATTACTAACAGTGAACCCACAATCAGTGAATGTAAAGGTAGAGAGGAGAAGTTGTTTTGTTGCTTGTACGTAAATGCTGCTACTCTCCATGATGCCTGGAAGGCTAAAGTATTCTCCAG ttGGCATTGTTTTTCTAGGTTTAATGGTACAGAAGGTTATAACAGCATTGTTGCCGCATATTATGAGTTTCTGAGTTCAGCAAGTGAGTGGTTATCACACAAAGCAACTGAT AAACCAgttaatttactttttcttgGAGTTGCTGCTTTGATCATATCATGCTTGATACTTTTGGGACTTGTGTTTGTCATCCACAAAGAAATTCCTTCTTGGGAGATGCAAGATCATGAAAATTATGTGAAGCCATGGAAATTTGATGATGTGTTCGTTTTGTTTGGCATCCTGATCCTTGTCATCAGTATGGGATCAAGTTCCATGATTGAGGAAGAACATTATATTTGGAATTTCCTAACATCTACAATTAACTTGTTATTTTTTCGTAAAGCAATACAGTCTTTGGGTCTTAATGAAGCACATGATGTTCTCAGTTCAAcagaggaaaaaagaaatatatcaGGATGCCAAATAAGTTCATTGTTCCTTATTCTTTTTACGGGAAGAATTTTGGGAGGCTGGCATCAAGGTGGTGTAAATTGGACTAATCTTCCTGACATTGCCAAGTGGCTTGAGCAGGCTGGCAACCAATATATAAACTTGATTCAGATAGCATCATGTGCAATGGTCATCATTTTGGGCATATCTATATTGTACCTAGTGCAGTCTAAAACAAAAGTTGTAACAGTGATTTGGTTCAGCTTGCTTATGTCTGGTTTGTTGGTATTGCAGCATTTTGTGAAACATCAGGACATGTCAATCCCATATATTAATGATGCAAACTTATCAATACAAGTATTCTATGCTGTTCTGGGAATCACCACTGTTGCAGTTGTATTGATTTTGCCATGGATTATGCCTATGCAAACTCCTGAAATATGCTCAAGGAAAAACATCTGCGTGTCTGCTTCTGTTCCTGTTGAAATTCAGAACATGACGCGTATTTTGGTATTGAAGGATTCCTTGTACATAGTTGGATGTTTGTACATAACTTTCTGGTGTCTGCTGCAGTTGTTGCTTCAACAATCCATCAATGCGATGCCTGTGTTGCTGCTCTTTATTCAATTCTTGGCCAGCATGCTTACTTTTTCTTCCAGTGGTTCATGTCATAAGCAGTGGGTTGAG ATTACTGCTCTGTACTATCTGGGAATGGCAGGCCATTTTGCTCTTGGGAATAGTAATACACTAGCTACAATTGACGTAGCTGGAGCTTTTATT GTCTTCTAA
- the LOC108319855 gene encoding GPI ethanolamine phosphate transferase 2 isoform X5: MVMNGDDTWLKLFPGLFERHDGVTSFFVKDTVQVDQNVSRHLVDELSRDDWNFLILHYLGLDHVGHLGGRNSVLMASKLFEMDEVVKTIHINTLQNLEDDHGKTLLVVVSDHGMTENGNHGGSSYEETDSIALFIGPKPYTFHHSSSNPDTIFQVDIAPTLALLFGVPIPKNNIGVLISQMVDSLTDDQKLRALQLNSWQLFRLLQAQLPGLSCRNLLCDTFITNSEPTISECKGREEKLFCCLYVNAATLHDAWKAKVFSSWHCFSRFNGTEGYNSIVAAYYEFLSSASEWLSHKATDKPVNLLFLGVAALIISCLILLGLVFVIHKEIPSWEMQDHENYVKPWKFDDVFVLFGILILVISMGSSSMIEEEHYIWNFLTSTINLLFFRKAIQSLGLNEAHDVLSSTEEKRNISGCQISSLFLILFTGRILGGWHQGGVNWTNLPDIAKWLEQAGNQYINLIQIASCAMVIILGISILYLVQSKTKVVTVIWFSLLMSGLLVLQHFVKHQDMSIPYINDANLSIQVFYAVLGITTVAVVLILPWIMPMQTPEICSRKNICVSASVPVEIQNMTRILVLKDSLYIVGCLYITFWCLLQLLLQQSINAMPVLLLFIQFLASMLTFSSSGSCHKQWVEITALYYLGMAGHFALGNSNTLATIDVAGAFIGISSHSTFLSGLLMFIITYASPMLFFLSMVLYISVKAIIYPLVIRNGNSGEILKTLLGFPCLVPLTINSVLLTVYTIVLLLMRNHLFIWSVFSPKYLYVCAATACVYIGAIIVVATVIYTYIVLFWLRKSFSLSSKEKGT, translated from the exons ATGGTCATGAATGGTGATGATACATGGCTCAAGTTGTTTCCTGGTTTATTTGAAAGACATGATGGAGTTACCAGCTTTTTT GTTAAAGATACTGTACAAGTGGATCAAAATGTGTCTCGACATCTTGTTGATGAGCTTAGTAGAGATGATTGGAATTTTCTG ATACTTCATTATCTAGGCTTGGATCATGTTGGACATCTTGGTGGGCGCAACAG TGTGTTAATGGCTTCAAAACTTTTTGAAATGGATGAAGTAGTGAAGACGATTCATATAAATACCTTGCAAAATCTAGAAGATGATCATGGGAAGACACTTCTG GTTGTAGTCAGTGACCATGGAATGACTGAGAATGGTAATCACGGGGGTTCATCCTACGAGGAAACAGACTCTATAGCCCTATTTATTGGGCCAAAACCCTATACCTTTCACCATTCCTCATCCAATCCTGACACAATTTTCCAG GTTGATATTGCACCAACATTAGCTTTACTTTTTGGCGTGCCAattccaaaaaataatattggtGTTTTGATCTCTCAAATGGTTGACTCTCTGACAG ATGACCAAAAGCTTAGGGCACTGCAGTTGAACTCATGGCAGTTGTTCAGATTACTTCAAGCACAATTGCCTGGTTTATCCTGTAGAAATCTTCTCTGTGACACCTTCATTACTAACAGTGAACCCACAATCAGTGAATGTAAAGGTAGAGAGGAGAAGTTGTTTTGTTGCTTGTACGTAAATGCTGCTACTCTCCATGATGCCTGGAAGGCTAAAGTATTCTCCAG ttGGCATTGTTTTTCTAGGTTTAATGGTACAGAAGGTTATAACAGCATTGTTGCCGCATATTATGAGTTTCTGAGTTCAGCAAGTGAGTGGTTATCACACAAAGCAACTGAT AAACCAgttaatttactttttcttgGAGTTGCTGCTTTGATCATATCATGCTTGATACTTTTGGGACTTGTGTTTGTCATCCACAAAGAAATTCCTTCTTGGGAGATGCAAGATCATGAAAATTATGTGAAGCCATGGAAATTTGATGATGTGTTCGTTTTGTTTGGCATCCTGATCCTTGTCATCAGTATGGGATCAAGTTCCATGATTGAGGAAGAACATTATATTTGGAATTTCCTAACATCTACAATTAACTTGTTATTTTTTCGTAAAGCAATACAGTCTTTGGGTCTTAATGAAGCACATGATGTTCTCAGTTCAAcagaggaaaaaagaaatatatcaGGATGCCAAATAAGTTCATTGTTCCTTATTCTTTTTACGGGAAGAATTTTGGGAGGCTGGCATCAAGGTGGTGTAAATTGGACTAATCTTCCTGACATTGCCAAGTGGCTTGAGCAGGCTGGCAACCAATATATAAACTTGATTCAGATAGCATCATGTGCAATGGTCATCATTTTGGGCATATCTATATTGTACCTAGTGCAGTCTAAAACAAAAGTTGTAACAGTGATTTGGTTCAGCTTGCTTATGTCTGGTTTGTTGGTATTGCAGCATTTTGTGAAACATCAGGACATGTCAATCCCATATATTAATGATGCAAACTTATCAATACAAGTATTCTATGCTGTTCTGGGAATCACCACTGTTGCAGTTGTATTGATTTTGCCATGGATTATGCCTATGCAAACTCCTGAAATATGCTCAAGGAAAAACATCTGCGTGTCTGCTTCTGTTCCTGTTGAAATTCAGAACATGACGCGTATTTTGGTATTGAAGGATTCCTTGTACATAGTTGGATGTTTGTACATAACTTTCTGGTGTCTGCTGCAGTTGTTGCTTCAACAATCCATCAATGCGATGCCTGTGTTGCTGCTCTTTATTCAATTCTTGGCCAGCATGCTTACTTTTTCTTCCAGTGGTTCATGTCATAAGCAGTGGGTTGAG ATTACTGCTCTGTACTATCTGGGAATGGCAGGCCATTTTGCTCTTGGGAATAGTAATACACTAGCTACAATTGACGTAGCTGGAGCTTTTATT GGAATTTCAAGTCACTCAACCTTCCTTTCAGGTCTTCTAATGTTCATCATTACTTATGCATCCCCGATGTTATTCTTTCTGAGTATGGTCCTGTACATCTCTGTCAAGGCCATAATCTATCCACTGGTTATCAGGAACGGAAACTCTGGAGAAATTCTCAAGACCCTTCTTGGATTTCCGTGCTTGGTACCACTGACCATAAATTCTGTTCTCTTGACTGTGTACACAATTGTCCTGCTGTTGATGCGGAATCACTTGTTTATTTGGAGTGTTTTTTCCCCCAA GTACCTTTACGTCTGTGCTGCCACTGCATGTGTCTATATTGGCGCCATTATTGTAGTTGCTACCGTGATTTATACATACATTGTTCTTTTTTGGCTGAGAAAGAGTTTTTCCTTAAGTAGCAAGGAAAAAGGTACGTGA